One part of the Gossypium raimondii isolate GPD5lz chromosome 1, ASM2569854v1, whole genome shotgun sequence genome encodes these proteins:
- the LOC105774437 gene encoding bidirectional sugar transporter SWEET15 — MAIMSDHHAWAVAFGVLGNIISILVFLAPLSTFYRIYKKKSTESFQSLPYQVALFSCMLWLYYALIKKGAFLLITINSFGCIVETLYISMFLAYAPRKSRISAIKLFAAMNLGLFSLILIVTHFLVKNSIRIQVLGWINVAISVSVFAAPLNITTRVIKTKSVEFMPFNLSLALTLSAIMWFAYGAFIKDLCVAVPNVVGFILGMFQMILYAIYRNTDKVINVEDKKVPEEQTTTTTTISVLSKLGSSEVHPIDIDTIKNPNQNTTNQGDGNENDHTIEVDDDDDDDDGSSSHQKSLELSSELHLDESPV; from the exons ATGGCCATAATGAGCGACCACCATGCTTGGGCTGTTGCATTTGGTGTCTTAG GTAATATCATCTCAATCCTGGTTTTCCTGGCTCCACT GTCAACTTTTTATAggatttataaaaagaaatcaacAGAGAGTTTCCAATCATTGCCATACCAAGTAGCATTGTTCAGCTGCATGTTGTGGTTGTATTATGCTTTGATTAAAAAGGGTGCTTTCCTTCTCATCACAATCAACTCCTTTGGATGCATTGTGGAGACTTTATACATCTCTATGTTCTTAGCTTATGCACCTAGGAAGAGCAGG ATATCAGCCATAAAACTTTTTGCAGCTATGAACCTGGGACTATTTTCATTAATTCTCATTGTCACTCACTTTTTGGTGAAAAATTCGATTCGAATCCAAGTTCTTGGTTGGATTAACGTCGCCATTTCAGTATCTGTTTTTGCTGCACCTTTGAACATCACG ACAAGAGTTATTAAAACAAAGAGCGTTGAGTTCATGCCTTTCAATTTATCGTTGGCCCTAACATTGAGTGCAATTATGTGGTTTGCTTACGGAGCATTTATTAAGGACCTTTGCGTAGCG GTCCCTAATGTTGTAGGCTTCATCTTAGGGATGTTCCAAATGATATTATATGCCATATACAGAAACACCGACAAGGTTATTAATGTTGAAGACAAGAAGGTACCAGAAGAAcaaaccaccaccaccaccaccatttCTGTCCTAAGCAAATTAGGTTCCTCTGAGGTTCATCCTATTGATATTGATACtattaaaaaccctaatcagAATACTACAAACCAAGGTGATGGCAATGAAAATGACCACACAATTgaagttgatgatgatgatgatgatgatgatggtagCAGCAGCCACCAAAAAAGTTTGGAACTTTCTAGTGAACTCCACTTGGATGAATCTCccgtttaa